A segment of the Desulfitobacterium dehalogenans ATCC 51507 genome:
TCTGTCGAAAATTCCTCCCCTAACCACCCGCTGCTCCATAAGAATAAGCCGGCGATTGGCAGGGTTATCCATCAATTCCGTCGAACGTACCACTTGCCAATAGACAAGACCAAAGCTTAGGCCAATGATGCTTAAGGAGAATCCTATGGCTACATTTCTTAAGCCCTTTTTCATGCGGCATACTCCCTTCCCTTATTCTTGATATGCGAAGGACCTGTCGCTTCCGCATGAGAAATATTGGCTAAAATTCCGAGAAGCAAAAAATGAATAAGCAGGGAGCTCCCTCCATAACTAACCCAAGGCAGGGGGATTCCCGTTAAAGGCAAGAGCTTGGTGACTCCGGCCAGGATAATGATGGCTTCCGTCCCCACCAGAATTCCGATACCTGCCGCTAAAATCTGGCCAAAGCGGTCTGTCGCTTGAATACTAATATGAAATGCCCGCAAAACCACTACCAAAAAGAGCACCAATAAGGCCATAGCACCGGCAAATCCAAGTTCTTCCGCAATGATGGAAAAAATAAAATCCGTGCTGGCAGCAGGCACCTGAGAAGCTCCGATACCATTGCCCAGGCCGGTCCCCAGAATCTTCCCTCCGGCAATGGCAAAGAGGGATTGAGCAATTTGATATCCTCCACCACTGGGATCACTCCAGGGATTGAGCCAGGTGGCAACACGAACTCGAACATGCCCAAAAAGAAAATATCCTAAAGTTCCTGTACATAAGAAGACAGGCAGAGCAACACCGAGATAAAGGACCCGCTCTGTCACCACATAGAGAACCAACATATACAGGGAATAGAACACCAGGGCTGTACCTAAACTCTTTTGAGCGGCTAACAAGAGGAGAGAAAATCCTCCCATGACCAAAAAGGGTCCAAGGGTCCGCCAGTCCGGCAAAGAAAGCCGGCCGATTTGTACTGTCCCAACCCGCAGAACCTCCTCATGCTCACTCAAATACGAAGCGAAGAAGATGAGCATAGCCACCTTAACTAATTCCTCTGATTCAAAGCTCATGCCCCCGATATGCAGCCAACTGGTTGCTCCCCCTTGGGTAATCCCAAAAAGCAGGGTGATCAGTAACAGGACCACAGCGCCTAAACCAGAAAGATAACGAAAACGCCCTAAGGCTCGATAATCCCGCAGGGCATAGAGAACGCAATAAAAAATAAACAGCCCCAGACAAGCCCACCAGAATTGTTTCAAGGCAGAGGCCGGCCGTATTCGCGTTATAAAGACCAGTCCAATCACGAGAATAAGCTGAACTGTCGGCAACAGGTAGGGATCCCCTTTATAGGCCACAAGCTTTTCCAAAGCTGCACCGATTAAGAGCAACAGTGAAAAAACCCCTGCCTGCCAAAGGATTTGCTCGTTGGTTTTACCATCTAAGGTCAAGACACCCAATCCGACCCAGAGGACACTTAAGATTAATAAACGTAATATCCAGACCCTTTTCATTTTGTCACTCCGCAATACAGCATAGCGCTGTAAAATTATCGGGTGCACCTCGTTCTATGATCAGCTGATAAATGCGCTCCAGGTGCTCTTCCCACGAACATTTCTGCAAGAACTCCTCTTCTAACTCCCGATCACTCATCACATTGGATACCCCATCCGTACAGAGAAAAAAGACATCTCCCGCCTGAAAGTCCAGGGATTGGGAGTCAACCTCTACGTCCCATCCGGCTCCCACCGCTCTTACCAGCATATGGCGCTTGGGATGGCTATCCGCCTCTTCCGAAGAAATCTGTCCCAGACGGACCAGCTCACTCACTAAAGAGTGATCACGGGTCAGCTGAACCAATTGCTCATTGCGCCATACATAGGCTCTACTATCCCCTACATGGGCAAGGACGACCTTACTTTCTCTAAAGACCAGGACCGTCAAAGTCGTGCCCATTCCTTCAGTAGCAGGGTTCCGGGTAGAGCTCATATACACTTCCCGGTTGGCTCGAATCAAAATCTCCCTGACTTGATTCTCCAACTCGTCATCCCCTTGGTCCACTAAATGTGGAGCACTCTTGGTCAATTCATCAAGTGCTGTCCGTGCTGCTACTTCTCCCGCAAGATGCCCTCCCATACCGTCGGCTACTGCATACACGCCGTACTCCGGCAGAATCAGGTAGGCATCCTCGTTATTTTTGCGCACACAGCCTGTTTCACTAAAGCTTAGAACTCTCATTTTGCCACCTCGAATATTGGAAGGTAATACTTCCAATTTTCACATAATCTCCAGCAACCAGTTGAACCGGGGAGTAGATCCGCTCTCCATTGACCCAGGTTCCGTTGGTGCTTCCTAAATCCTCCAGGGTCGTCACCCCTTTATGATGACGTACCAGGACATGGTCCATGGAAGCGAAGTGATCGGCTAAAACCACATCGTTATTCTTCCCACGGCCTATTTTCAGGCCTTTTTGGTCAATTCGAAACACACGGCCTTTAGGCAAGTGCTCTCCCCCTGAGAGCACTTCAAAGCGCCCAAAATCCTTTTCCCCCTTGCGAATTAACCCCTTAACCTGCAAATCCGCTAATAAGGCCGTAAGAATACGAAAAAGAAAGAGATAAATTAATCCAATGAAAAGTATCCTTCCCAGTACTAAAATTCCTTGCATAGAAACCTCCGCGCTCTACTAACCTCTATTCCTAAAGCAGGCAGTTTATCGGTGGCGTAGGATGAAGACCGTTTGCCCTATTTCAACCCGGTCCCCTAAGCCTATTTTTTGCTTAGCAATCCTCTGCCCATTAAGCCAAGTTCCATTGGTACTGCCTAAGTCATCAATCACCCAGTCTTCTCCTCCGCCGCTGAGCTTGAGATGCCTCCGCGATACCTCAGGGTCCTGCAAGACGATTTCACATTGACCATGCCGTCCGATATGGATGTTCTCTTCCTCCAAAGGGAAAGTTTTTCCAGAGTCCGGTCCCTGAATTATTTCGAGGACATAACGAATTTTCCTGCTCTGTTCATAGGAATTTCGGAGATCATAAGGAAGCTCCCCTTGAAAGATATTGGTCTGATCCCGCCAATCCGAAGACTCGCTGGATTCCTGAGACTCTTCTTCGTACTCGTCATCGTCTTCCCAAAAGACCTCGATGGAATCGTCAAAATCCACTTCAATGAACATTTCATGGGGTTTCACTGTATCATCGGAGTGGAGTTCGATCGAGGGCTTACTTAAAAAAGTAAAGCCACTTTTCTTTCCCTCTGCATACAGATATTTGGAAAGCTCAATCAAAAAAGCATCCCCAAAATTAGCAAAAGGACTCCAATCATTGGAGTGGAGAAAAACCCGATAGACATTGGGCACATAGACTTGGGAAATGCTCACCTGCTTGTTTTTCTGCATGATGCGAACCAGTTCTTTAGCCAATTCAACAGGTTGCAGTCGGGAATTATTATTCTTTTTAAACATACCCGTAAACAAACTTTCAGCTACTTCTTCAAAACGGGCCAGTAGGTTCATTTTGCTCACACTCCAATTGCCGTCTTAATTGGCCGCAGGCTGCATCGATATCCGTTCCTTTTTCTTCACGAACAGAAACGGGGATTCCCATACTCTCTAAAATCTGAGCAAACTTCTGAATCTCCTTGGGAGTAGGCCGGGCCATTCCAGTTCCTGCTACAGGATTGA
Coding sequences within it:
- a CDS encoding FtsW/RodA/SpoVE family cell cycle protein, with the translated sequence MKRVWILRLLILSVLWVGLGVLTLDGKTNEQILWQAGVFSLLLLIGAALEKLVAYKGDPYLLPTVQLILVIGLVFITRIRPASALKQFWWACLGLFIFYCVLYALRDYRALGRFRYLSGLGAVVLLLITLLFGITQGGATSWLHIGGMSFESEELVKVAMLIFFASYLSEHEEVLRVGTVQIGRLSLPDWRTLGPFLVMGGFSLLLLAAQKSLGTALVFYSLYMLVLYVVTERVLYLGVALPVFLCTGTLGYFLFGHVRVRVATWLNPWSDPSGGGYQIAQSLFAIAGGKILGTGLGNGIGASQVPAASTDFIFSIIAEELGFAGAMALLVLFLVVVLRAFHISIQATDRFGQILAAGIGILVGTEAIIILAGVTKLLPLTGIPLPWVSYGGSSLLIHFLLLGILANISHAEATGPSHIKNKGREYAA
- a CDS encoding Stp1/IreP family PP2C-type Ser/Thr phosphatase, with the protein product MRVLSFSETGCVRKNNEDAYLILPEYGVYAVADGMGGHLAGEVAARTALDELTKSAPHLVDQGDDELENQVREILIRANREVYMSSTRNPATEGMGTTLTVLVFRESKVVLAHVGDSRAYVWRNEQLVQLTRDHSLVSELVRLGQISSEEADSHPKRHMLVRAVGAGWDVEVDSQSLDFQAGDVFFLCTDGVSNVMSDRELEEEFLQKCSWEEHLERIYQLIIERGAPDNFTALCCIAE
- a CDS encoding FHA domain-containing protein, translated to MQGILVLGRILFIGLIYLFLFRILTALLADLQVKGLIRKGEKDFGRFEVLSGGEHLPKGRVFRIDQKGLKIGRGKNNDVVLADHFASMDHVLVRHHKGVTTLEDLGSTNGTWVNGERIYSPVQLVAGDYVKIGSITFQYSRWQNESSKL
- a CDS encoding FhaA domain-containing protein; translation: MNLLARFEEVAESLFTGMFKKNNNSRLQPVELAKELVRIMQKNKQVSISQVYVPNVYRVFLHSNDWSPFANFGDAFLIELSKYLYAEGKKSGFTFLSKPSIELHSDDTVKPHEMFIEVDFDDSIEVFWEDDDEYEEESQESSESSDWRDQTNIFQGELPYDLRNSYEQSRKIRYVLEIIQGPDSGKTFPLEEENIHIGRHGQCEIVLQDPEVSRRHLKLSGGGEDWVIDDLGSTNGTWLNGQRIAKQKIGLGDRVEIGQTVFILRHR